The Oxalobacteraceae bacterium OTU3CINTB1 genome includes a window with the following:
- the trxA gene encoding thioredoxin TrxA gives MSENIKHITDTSFDADVLKSDRPVLVDFWAEWCGPCKSIAPILEEVAKEYDGKILIAKMDVDANQAVPAKFGIRGIPTLILFKNGVPAAQKVGAMAKGQLTSFIDSNI, from the coding sequence ATGAGCGAAAATATCAAACACATCACCGATACTTCTTTTGACGCCGACGTGCTGAAGTCCGACCGCCCCGTGCTGGTCGACTTCTGGGCCGAATGGTGCGGTCCTTGCAAGAGCATCGCCCCGATCCTGGAAGAAGTGGCCAAGGAATACGACGGCAAGATCCTGATCGCCAAGATGGACGTCGATGCGAACCAGGCGGTCCCTGCCAAGTTCGGCATCCGCGGCATCCCGACCCTGATCCTGTTCAAGAACGGCGTTCCCGCCGCTCAAAAAGTCGGCGCGATGGCAAAAGGTCAACTGACTTCTTTCATCGACAGTAATATCTAA
- the rho gene encoding transcription termination factor Rho has product MHLSELKALHVSALLEMAIGLDIDNAARLRKQELMFAILKKRAKSGEQIFGDGALEVLPDGFGFLRSPDASYMASTDDIYISPSQIRRFNLHTGDSIEGEVRTPKDGERYFALVKVDKVNGESPEASKHRILFENLTPLHPNEPLRLERDINGTENITGRIVDLIAPIGKGQRGLLVASPKSGKSVLLQHIAHAITSNHPDVTLIVLLIDERPEEVTEMQRSVRGEVVASTFDEPATRHVQVAEMVLEKAKRLVEMKKDVVILLDSITRLARAYNTVIPASGKVLTGGVDANALQRPKRFFGAARNIEEGGSLTIVATALIETGSRMDDVIYEEFKGTGNMEVHLERRLAEKRVYPAINLNKSGTRREELLIKPDQLQKIWILRKLLYSMDEIEAMEFILDKMKATKNNGEFFDMMRRGG; this is encoded by the coding sequence ATGCATCTATCTGAATTAAAGGCCCTACACGTCTCGGCATTGCTGGAGATGGCCATCGGTCTTGATATCGACAACGCGGCGCGTCTGCGCAAACAGGAACTGATGTTCGCGATCCTGAAAAAGCGCGCGAAATCCGGTGAACAGATCTTCGGCGACGGCGCCCTGGAAGTGCTGCCCGACGGCTTCGGCTTCCTGCGCTCGCCGGACGCCAGCTACATGGCCTCCACCGACGATATCTACATTTCCCCTTCCCAGATCCGCCGCTTCAACCTGCACACGGGCGATTCGATCGAGGGCGAAGTGCGTACCCCGAAAGATGGCGAGCGCTACTTCGCGCTGGTCAAGGTCGACAAGGTCAACGGCGAATCGCCGGAAGCCTCGAAGCACCGCATATTGTTCGAGAACCTGACGCCGCTGCATCCGAACGAGCCGCTGCGCCTGGAACGTGACATCAACGGCACCGAAAACATCACCGGCCGCATCGTCGACCTGATCGCGCCGATCGGCAAGGGCCAGCGCGGCCTGCTGGTGGCGTCGCCGAAATCCGGTAAATCGGTCTTGCTGCAGCATATCGCCCACGCGATCACCTCCAACCACCCGGATGTGACCCTGATCGTGCTGCTGATCGACGAACGTCCTGAAGAGGTTACCGAGATGCAGCGCTCGGTGCGCGGCGAAGTGGTCGCCTCGACCTTCGACGAACCGGCCACCCGCCACGTGCAGGTCGCCGAGATGGTGCTGGAAAAAGCCAAGCGCCTGGTCGAAATGAAAAAAGACGTGGTCATCCTGCTGGACTCGATCACCCGCCTGGCGCGCGCCTACAACACCGTGATCCCTGCCTCGGGCAAGGTATTGACCGGTGGTGTCGACGCCAACGCGCTGCAGCGTCCGAAGCGTTTCTTCGGCGCCGCCCGCAACATCGAGGAAGGCGGCTCGCTGACCATCGTCGCCACCGCGCTGATCGAGACCGGCTCGCGCATGGACGATGTGATCTATGAGGAATTCAAGGGTACCGGCAACATGGAGGTGCACCTGGAGCGCCGCCTGGCCGAGAAGCGCGTCTACCCGGCGATCAATCTGAACAAATCGGGCACCCGCCGCGAGGAACTGCTGATCAAGCCGGACCAGCTGCAGAAGATCTGGATCTTGCGCAAGTTGCTGTACTCGATGGACGAGATCGAGGCGATGGAGTTCATCCTCGACAAGATGAAGGCCACTAAGAACAACGGTGAGTTCTTCGACATGATGCGTCGCGGCGGCTAA
- a CDS encoding type B 50S ribosomal protein L31 translates to MKPEIHPEYRDVVFHDLSCDFKFVTRSTIQTREKIQHEGKEYPLVKIEVSAESHPFYTGKHKIVDTAGRVEKFRQKFGAVGSKTQVAQG, encoded by the coding sequence ATGAAACCAGAAATCCATCCAGAATACCGCGACGTTGTCTTCCACGACCTGTCGTGCGACTTCAAATTCGTCACCCGTTCGACCATCCAGACCCGCGAAAAGATCCAGCACGAAGGTAAAGAATACCCGCTGGTCAAAATCGAGGTGTCGGCTGAATCGCACCCGTTCTACACCGGTAAGCACAAAATCGTCGACACCGCTGGCCGCGTTGAGAAATTCCGCCAGAAATTCGGCGCCGTCGGTTCGAAGACCCAAGTCGCCCAAGGTTAA
- a CDS encoding glycosyltransferase family 39 protein — protein MKPVRLPAAATLALPRWALFALGLLYILPGLIGRDPWKNDDAASFGIMWTMAHGTWQDWLWPNIAGLSMPDEGPLAFWIGALGIKLFGWLLGDVMAARVGTIAIFLIGVSSLWFATFNLGRRQDAQPLRLAFGGQPEPDDFGRTLADAAVLIYLGCLGLLLHSHETTSEALQVSLTAFMLYRTVRYVEAPSLRNAALSGLAIGLLTLTRGWVTPVFLMLAVFACTRLLAQPVLRALRDLGLALLVAAFVAAVWLVPAEVLRPYNQQPLQAWMNWNLNQVALPTLAAFKYFFRVGVWFFWPAWPFAGWAVWAWRRQRLALHIVVPLAFVTMGTLLSLSTEVPEQGQLLVLLPPLAVMAAFGLLTMKRGAINAIDWFSVMALTLCGAVIWLFWIAKLTGWPAQFAKNALKLVPGFTPEVGLVAVPVALLATAGWFVLVHWRVSRRPTVLWRAVVLSSGGVILIWILLMTLFLPDVNYSKSYASVARQIAEKIPSKGDCIETNVGPAQRASFAYYAQLPFTGVEGGRCKLLLLQDSTKVRDNREIQPQHRGKQWALIWEGRRPADRSERFRLYRRAD, from the coding sequence ATGAAGCCAGTCCGTCTTCCCGCCGCCGCCACCCTGGCCTTGCCACGCTGGGCCCTGTTCGCCCTCGGCCTGCTCTACATCCTGCCCGGTTTGATCGGCCGCGACCCGTGGAAGAACGACGACGCCGCCAGCTTCGGCATCATGTGGACGATGGCGCACGGCACCTGGCAGGACTGGCTGTGGCCCAATATCGCCGGCCTGTCGATGCCCGACGAGGGCCCGCTGGCGTTCTGGATCGGCGCGCTCGGCATCAAGCTGTTCGGCTGGCTGCTGGGCGACGTCATGGCCGCCCGCGTCGGCACCATCGCCATCTTCCTGATCGGCGTGTCGTCGCTGTGGTTCGCCACCTTCAACCTCGGCCGCCGCCAGGACGCGCAACCGCTGCGCCTGGCCTTCGGCGGCCAGCCCGAGCCGGACGACTTCGGCCGCACCCTGGCCGACGCCGCCGTCCTGATCTACCTCGGCTGCCTGGGCCTGCTGCTGCACAGCCACGAGACCACCTCCGAGGCGCTGCAGGTGTCGCTGACGGCGTTCATGCTGTACCGCACCGTGCGCTACGTCGAGGCGCCGTCGCTGCGCAACGCCGCCCTCAGCGGCCTGGCGATCGGCCTGCTGACGTTGACGCGCGGCTGGGTCACGCCGGTGTTCCTCATGCTGGCCGTGTTCGCCTGCACCCGCCTGCTGGCCCAGCCGGTGCTGCGCGCGCTGCGCGACCTCGGCCTGGCGCTGCTGGTGGCCGCCTTTGTTGCCGCCGTGTGGCTGGTGCCGGCCGAAGTGCTGCGCCCGTACAACCAGCAGCCGCTGCAGGCGTGGATGAACTGGAACCTGAACCAGGTCGCGCTGCCCACCCTCGCCGCCTTCAAATACTTCTTCCGGGTCGGGGTCTGGTTCTTCTGGCCGGCCTGGCCGTTCGCCGGCTGGGCCGTGTGGGCCTGGCGCCGCCAGCGCCTGGCGCTGCACATCGTCGTGCCGCTGGCCTTCGTCACCATGGGTACGCTGCTGAGCTTGTCCACCGAGGTGCCCGAGCAGGGCCAGTTGCTGGTGCTGCTGCCGCCGCTGGCCGTCATGGCCGCCTTCGGCCTGCTGACGATGAAGCGCGGCGCCATCAACGCCATCGACTGGTTCTCGGTGATGGCGCTGACCTTGTGCGGGGCCGTCATCTGGCTGTTCTGGATCGCCAAGCTGACCGGCTGGCCGGCGCAGTTCGCCAAGAACGCGTTGAAACTGGTGCCGGGCTTCACGCCGGAGGTGGGACTGGTCGCGGTGCCGGTGGCGCTGCTGGCCACGGCCGGCTGGTTCGTGCTGGTGCACTGGCGCGTGTCGCGCCGGCCGACGGTGCTGTGGCGCGCCGTGGTGCTGTCGTCCGGCGGCGTGATCCTGATCTGGATCTTGCTGATGACGTTGTTCCTGCCGGACGTCAACTACAGCAAGAGCTACGCCAGCGTGGCGCGCCAGATCGCCGAGAAAATTCCATCGAAGGGGGATTGCATCGAAACCAACGTGGGGCCGGCGCAACGCGCGTCGTTCGCCTACTACGCGCAACTGCCGTTCACCGGTGTCGAAGGCGGGCGCTGCAAACTGCTGCTGCTGCAGGACAGCACCAAGGTGCGCGACAACCGCGAGATCCAGCCGCAGCATCGCGGCAAGCAGTGGGCATTGATCTGGGAAGGTCGCCGTCCGGCGGACCGCTCCGAGCGCTTCAGGCTATACCGCCGGGCCGACTAA
- a CDS encoding gel scht, translating into MKKSLFSIAAAAALVMTSLASMSAAHADDSSVQIKATPARYYVTPGEFADFKNAYQLTNGQVLQFTQNGNHYYTQIDKGQRVRIFAASRTEFVTEAGTRIVFTEEGQTVGISNFEKLPMAAKLPANTIMMARR; encoded by the coding sequence ATGAAAAAATCCCTGTTCAGCATTGCCGCCGCAGCCGCCCTCGTCATGACTTCGCTGGCCTCGATGTCCGCCGCCCACGCGGATGACAGCAGCGTGCAGATCAAAGCCACGCCGGCCCGCTACTACGTCACGCCGGGCGAGTTCGCCGATTTCAAGAACGCCTATCAGTTGACCAACGGCCAGGTGCTGCAGTTCACGCAGAACGGCAACCACTATTACACGCAGATCGACAAGGGCCAGCGCGTGCGTATCTTCGCCGCTTCGCGGACTGAGTTCGTCACCGAGGCGGGCACCCGCATCGTGTTCACCGAAGAGGGCCAAACGGTTGGCATCAGCAACTTTGAAAAGTTGCCGATGGCCGCCAAGCTGCCTGCCAATACGATCATGATGGCGCGCCGCTGA
- a CDS encoding AAA family ATPase, whose protein sequence is MFTLHKLQSALRNNYVRAALLLLAIAAAALFSWRSDVPQDTGPIMRSQDISQITALATQRDKLEYLMVAAPLSEAPRYIFKLKGDPMLRVIKVPSTSHLSLEREVLLRNNIPYSIAREDYLASHKAVLVDEDDSKLARAGGFLRRHAVDILLIGLVLFLLRHGIPGTGVSATVLDPAQLKGSMDDLIGMEDIKQEVLHLEDMIRNRAVYREHDIDKPFNVMLTGPAGTGKTKLAGYLAKRLDVPLIQASASALESGYIGGGSKALHALHRKACARGSCIIFLDEAQGLFMPRGRGEKKWEDDTANTLLGLLDGVRSDQGAGVIWVVASNFDDASSQMDEAMLRRFSVKINFRLPNKGERSELLRSFLSRKAHGCVDWDGLNLDHVAEITANLSPALLQTVVERASMIAIQEKTVINTDLMFRAFERATIGLTDRATTAEKTRQRERVALHELGHFFMQIDPWLREGLPLAEVKERSPLLKISTESVSKLGALGYVLSASDDVALRTLEELERDVIQLYGGVAAEELFYGARGISVGSQNDIQKATSMLDMMVNKLSMYSRSKLDYSQFKNKENDLDQVQAKADELYTYTLQSINDYREQISELKEVLMDQYVLSKDAIFALLEQQHQQRLLKVA, encoded by the coding sequence ATGTTTACTCTTCACAAACTTCAATCCGCACTACGCAATAATTACGTCCGCGCCGCGCTGCTGCTGCTGGCGATCGCCGCCGCCGCGCTGTTCAGCTGGCGCAGCGACGTGCCGCAGGACACCGGCCCGATCATGCGCTCGCAGGACATTTCGCAGATCACCGCGCTGGCCACGCAGCGCGACAAGCTCGAATACCTGATGGTGGCCGCGCCGCTGTCGGAGGCGCCGCGCTATATCTTCAAGCTCAAGGGCGACCCGATGCTGCGCGTGATCAAGGTGCCGAGCACCTCGCACCTGAGCCTGGAGCGCGAAGTCCTGCTGCGCAATAACATCCCCTATTCCATCGCGCGCGAGGATTACCTGGCGTCGCACAAGGCCGTACTGGTCGACGAGGACGACAGCAAGCTGGCGCGCGCAGGCGGCTTCCTGCGCCGCCACGCGGTCGACATCCTGCTGATCGGCCTGGTGCTGTTCCTGCTGCGCCACGGCATTCCCGGCACCGGCGTCAGCGCCACCGTGCTCGATCCCGCGCAGCTCAAGGGCAGCATGGACGATCTGATCGGCATGGAAGACATCAAGCAGGAAGTGCTGCACCTGGAAGACATGATCCGCAACCGCGCGGTGTACCGCGAGCACGACATCGACAAGCCGTTCAACGTCATGCTCACCGGCCCGGCCGGCACCGGCAAGACCAAGCTGGCCGGCTACCTGGCCAAGCGCCTCGACGTGCCGCTGATCCAGGCGTCGGCCTCGGCGCTTGAATCGGGTTATATCGGCGGCGGCTCCAAGGCGCTGCACGCGCTGCACCGCAAGGCTTGCGCGCGCGGCAGCTGCATCATCTTCCTCGACGAGGCACAGGGCTTGTTCATGCCGCGCGGCCGCGGCGAAAAGAAATGGGAAGACGACACCGCCAACACTCTGCTGGGCCTGCTCGACGGCGTGCGCAGCGACCAGGGCGCCGGCGTGATCTGGGTGGTGGCCTCCAACTTCGACGACGCCTCCTCGCAGATGGACGAGGCGATGCTGCGCCGCTTCTCTGTCAAGATCAACTTCCGCCTGCCCAACAAGGGCGAGCGCAGCGAACTGCTGCGCTCCTTCCTGTCGCGCAAGGCGCACGGTTGCGTCGACTGGGACGGGCTCAACCTCGACCACGTGGCCGAGATCACGGCCAACCTCAGCCCGGCGCTGTTGCAGACGGTGGTCGAGCGCGCCAGCATGATCGCGATCCAGGAAAAGACCGTCATCAACACCGACCTGATGTTCCGCGCCTTCGAACGGGCCACCATCGGCCTGACCGACCGCGCCACCACGGCCGAGAAGACCCGCCAGCGCGAACGCGTCGCGCTGCACGAGCTGGGCCACTTCTTCATGCAGATCGATCCGTGGCTGCGCGAGGGGTTGCCGCTGGCCGAGGTGAAGGAACGCTCGCCGCTGCTCAAGATCAGCACCGAGTCGGTGTCCAAGCTCGGCGCGCTCGGCTATGTGTTGTCGGCGTCGGACGACGTCGCGCTGCGCACGCTCGAGGAACTCGAGCGCGACGTGATCCAGCTATACGGCGGCGTGGCGGCCGAGGAGTTGTTCTACGGCGCGCGCGGCATCTCGGTGGGCAGTCAGAACGACATCCAGAAGGCCACTTCGATGCTCGACATGATGGTCAACAAGCTGTCGATGTACTCGCGCTCCAAGCTGGACTACTCGCAGTTCAAGAACAAGGAAAACGACCTCGACCAGGTCCAGGCCAAGGCGGACGAGCTCTACACGTACACCTTGCAATCGATCAACGACTACCGCGAGCAGATCAGCGAACTGAAGGAAGTGCTCATGGATCAGTATGTGCTGTCGAAGGACGCCATCTTCGCGCTGCTGGAGCAGCAGCATCAACAGCGCCTGTTGAAGGTGGCGTGA
- a CDS encoding choice-of-anchor J domain-containing protein — translation MAVSFKSALMSAFALALALGLSTGASADPLTENFNTGLPAGWTVKNLSEPPGTLAWFQGNEFVFDAQQGAPNSYLAANFESGGDFSTISTWLILPTSTYRNGDTLSFYSRTADLSEWPDRLEVRFSNIGGSDVGTTATSVGSFSTLLLSINPTLEVGGYPEDWTRYSATLNGLAGPTTGAFAFRYTVADAGLFGANSNYIGIDTVQISAAAVPEPSTYVMMAFGLGMVGYMRRRQSRA, via the coding sequence ATGGCTGTTTCTTTCAAATCCGCTTTGATGTCGGCTTTCGCGTTGGCATTGGCCCTGGGCCTGAGTACCGGCGCCTCGGCCGATCCGTTGACCGAAAACTTCAACACCGGTCTACCCGCAGGCTGGACCGTCAAAAACCTGAGTGAGCCGCCGGGCACGCTCGCCTGGTTCCAGGGCAACGAGTTCGTCTTCGACGCGCAACAGGGCGCGCCGAACTCCTATCTCGCCGCCAATTTCGAATCGGGCGGTGACTTTTCCACCATCAGCACCTGGCTGATACTGCCGACCTCCACTTACCGCAATGGCGACACGCTGTCCTTCTACAGCCGCACCGCCGACTTGTCGGAATGGCCGGACCGACTGGAGGTTCGCTTCAGCAACATCGGCGGCAGCGATGTCGGCACCACGGCGACCAGCGTGGGCAGCTTCTCCACGCTTCTCCTCAGCATCAATCCGACGCTGGAGGTGGGTGGCTATCCGGAAGACTGGACCCGTTACAGCGCCACCTTGAACGGCCTGGCCGGCCCGACCACCGGGGCGTTCGCGTTCCGCTACACGGTCGCCGACGCCGGGCTGTTCGGCGCCAATTCGAACTACATCGGTATCGACACGGTGCAAATCAGTGCCGCCGCCGTGCCCGAACCAAGCACGTACGTGATGATGGCGTTCGGATTGGGCATGGTCGGCTACATGCGCAGGCGTCAATCCCGCGCCTAA
- a CDS encoding glycine zipper 2TM domain-containing protein, which produces MEHTVPNRMHPLLAVAAFSVTIVSLVGAASILGLLPYSQAKGSMQPEISATAPASQANQPLTAQVQAPQPQPRQVVEHRTVVHHTYAPARQASRNDDRTEVAQAPVQRAAAPAPQNSAVGIGLGAVVGGLLGNQVGDGKGRTLATIAGAMGGAYAGNEIAKRNQQQQ; this is translated from the coding sequence ATGGAACATACCGTACCTAACCGCATGCATCCCTTGCTGGCCGTCGCCGCGTTTTCCGTGACCATCGTCAGCCTGGTGGGCGCCGCTTCCATCCTCGGCCTGCTGCCGTACTCGCAAGCGAAAGGCAGCATGCAGCCGGAGATCAGCGCCACCGCGCCGGCGTCGCAGGCGAACCAGCCGCTGACCGCGCAAGTACAGGCACCGCAGCCGCAGCCCCGCCAGGTCGTCGAGCACCGCACCGTCGTGCACCACACGTATGCGCCTGCCCGCCAGGCAAGCCGCAACGACGACCGCACCGAGGTCGCGCAAGCGCCGGTGCAGCGCGCTGCGGCACCGGCGCCGCAGAACAGCGCGGTCGGGATCGGCCTGGGCGCGGTGGTGGGCGGGCTGCTGGGCAACCAGGTGGGCGACGGCAAAGGCAGGACGCTGGCCACCATCGCCGGCGCGATGGGTGGCGCCTACGCAGGCAACGAAATCGCCAAGCGCAACCAGCAACAGCAGTAA
- a CDS encoding carboxypeptidase, whose product MKSKLAIMLLAVSATVCAQENPTDKAQSAPALGKERAADLLANERVIKADSRVSKTATVTIKGKAVPYKVTAGTQPVWDKDGKVSATLFYTYYQRTDVADKSKRPLVLSFNGGPGSASVWMHVAYTGPKVLNLDAEGYPTQPYGVRDNPHSILDVADIIFIDPVNTGFSRVLDGKSDRARFFGVNADISYLAEWVSTFVSREGRWTSPKYLIGESYGTSRVAGLALELQNAQWMYLNGVVLVSPTELGLKRDGVVADALALPYFAATAWYQKVLPADLQARDLKDLLPEVEAFTIDELLPATARGGFIDPQKKAQIAARFARYSGLSEAYVLQNNLSVPVDSFWKELLRKQGKTVGRLDSRYLGIDKTDSGDKVDYNAELTSWLHSFTPAINQYLRVELGYKTDIKYNLFGDVHPWDFKNEKTGENLRLAMAANPYLKVMIQSGYYDGACTYFDAKYTMWQLDPSGKMKDRLRFEGYRSGHMMYLRSEDLASANEDLRDFIRQATPAPNAPAKY is encoded by the coding sequence ATGAAATCCAAGCTTGCCATCATGCTGCTGGCCGTCAGCGCGACCGTCTGCGCGCAAGAAAACCCTACCGACAAAGCACAGTCCGCGCCGGCGCTGGGCAAGGAGCGCGCGGCCGACCTGCTGGCCAACGAGCGCGTCATCAAGGCCGACTCGCGCGTGAGCAAAACCGCCACCGTCACCATCAAGGGCAAGGCGGTGCCGTACAAGGTCACGGCCGGCACGCAGCCGGTGTGGGACAAGGATGGCAAGGTCAGCGCGACCTTGTTCTACACTTACTACCAGCGCACCGACGTCGCCGACAAGAGCAAGCGTCCGCTGGTGCTATCGTTTAACGGCGGCCCGGGATCGGCGTCGGTGTGGATGCACGTCGCCTACACCGGCCCCAAGGTGCTCAACCTCGACGCCGAAGGCTATCCGACCCAGCCCTACGGCGTGCGCGACAATCCGCACTCGATCCTCGACGTGGCCGACATCATTTTCATCGATCCGGTCAACACCGGCTTCTCGCGCGTGTTGGACGGCAAGAGCGACCGCGCGCGCTTCTTCGGCGTCAACGCCGACATTTCCTACCTGGCCGAATGGGTCAGCACCTTCGTCTCGCGCGAGGGCCGCTGGACTTCGCCGAAATACCTGATCGGCGAGAGCTACGGCACCTCGCGCGTGGCCGGCCTGGCGCTGGAATTGCAGAACGCCCAGTGGATGTACTTGAACGGTGTGGTGCTGGTGTCGCCGACGGAACTGGGCCTCAAGCGCGACGGCGTCGTCGCCGACGCGCTCGCGCTGCCGTACTTCGCCGCCACCGCCTGGTATCAAAAGGTGTTGCCGGCCGACTTGCAGGCGCGCGACTTGAAGGATCTGCTGCCGGAGGTGGAGGCCTTCACCATCGACGAACTGCTGCCGGCGACGGCGCGCGGCGGCTTTATCGATCCGCAGAAGAAGGCGCAGATCGCGGCCAGGTTCGCGCGCTACTCCGGTTTGTCGGAAGCCTATGTGCTGCAGAATAACCTGTCGGTGCCGGTGGACAGTTTCTGGAAGGAGCTGCTGCGCAAGCAGGGCAAGACCGTCGGCCGCCTCGACTCGCGCTACCTTGGGATCGACAAGACCGATTCCGGCGACAAGGTCGATTACAACGCCGAACTGACGTCGTGGCTGCACTCGTTCACCCCGGCCATCAACCAGTATCTGCGGGTGGAGCTGGGCTACAAGACCGACATCAAGTACAACCTGTTCGGCGACGTCCATCCGTGGGACTTCAAGAACGAGAAGACCGGCGAGAACCTGCGTCTGGCGATGGCCGCCAATCCCTACCTGAAGGTGATGATCCAGTCGGGCTACTACGACGGCGCCTGCACCTACTTCGACGCCAAGTATACGATGTGGCAGCTGGACCCGAGCGGCAAGATGAAGGACCGCCTGCGCTTTGAGGGCTACCGCAGCGGCCACATGATGTATCTGCGGTCGGAGGATTTGGCCAGCGCCAACGAGGATCTGCGTGACTTCATCCGCCAGGCGACACCGGCGCCCAACGCGCCGGCCAAGTACTAA
- a CDS encoding BNR repeat-containing protein: MKRSLLPAVLLAMAVAVCIASPGALAAADSALAPTESVVGPGWANNSVNAVVFRKNSLVSDRHTQYIGYYDAERYLVLGKRKLGTSRWTTQRTPYRGNAADAHNAISLMLDGAGYLHVSWDHHNNALRYARSVKPGALELGAKLAMVGADEESVSYPEFYRLPDGNLLFFYRLGGSGRGDLVINRYDTKTRRWSRLHTNLITGEGKRNAYWQAFLDHQGTLHLSWVWRESPDVASNHDLAYARSRDGGVTWEKSDGQPYSLPISAGSAEYALRIPQNSELINQTSMAADRDGHPYIASYWRDAGSAVPQYHVVFRTDAGWTVRALDFRKTAFSLSGQGTKRIPIARPQIMVDAGPGTGTPGGLLVFRDEERGSKVSVVSISNFVGGKWQVSDLTDASVGAWEPSFDTELWRRNGVLSLFVQDVQQVDGEGQAAVPPRPVRVLDWRPPR, translated from the coding sequence ATGAAGAGAAGCTTGTTGCCGGCCGTATTGCTGGCCATGGCCGTGGCCGTGTGCATCGCGTCCCCGGGCGCGCTGGCGGCGGCCGACTCGGCCTTGGCGCCGACAGAATCGGTCGTCGGCCCCGGCTGGGCTAACAATTCGGTCAACGCCGTGGTGTTCCGCAAGAATTCCCTGGTCTCGGACCGGCACACGCAATACATCGGCTACTACGACGCCGAGCGCTACCTGGTGCTGGGCAAGCGCAAGCTGGGCACGTCGCGGTGGACCACGCAACGCACGCCGTACCGGGGCAACGCCGCCGACGCCCATAACGCCATCAGCCTGATGCTCGACGGCGCCGGGTATCTGCATGTGTCCTGGGACCACCACAACAACGCGCTGCGTTACGCCCGCAGCGTCAAGCCGGGCGCGCTGGAATTGGGCGCCAAGCTGGCGATGGTCGGCGCCGACGAGGAATCGGTGTCGTATCCCGAGTTCTACCGTCTGCCGGACGGCAACCTGCTATTCTTTTACCGGCTGGGAGGTTCCGGCCGGGGCGACCTGGTGATTAACCGCTACGACACGAAGACGCGGCGCTGGTCGCGCCTGCACACCAACCTGATCACCGGCGAAGGCAAGCGCAACGCCTACTGGCAAGCCTTCCTCGACCACCAGGGCACCTTGCACCTGTCCTGGGTGTGGCGCGAATCGCCGGACGTGGCCAGCAACCACGACCTGGCCTACGCCCGCTCGCGCGACGGCGGCGTGACCTGGGAGAAATCGGACGGCCAGCCCTACAGCTTGCCGATCAGCGCCGGCAGCGCCGAGTACGCGCTGCGCATCCCGCAAAACAGCGAGCTGATCAACCAGACCTCGATGGCCGCCGACCGCGACGGCCACCCCTACATCGCCAGCTATTGGCGCGACGCCGGCTCGGCGGTGCCGCAATACCACGTGGTGTTCCGCACCGACGCCGGCTGGACGGTGCGCGCCCTCGATTTCCGCAAGACGGCGTTTTCGCTGAGCGGGCAGGGCACCAAGCGCATCCCGATCGCGCGCCCGCAAATCATGGTCGATGCCGGTCCCGGCACGGGCACGCCGGGGGGCCTGCTGGTGTTCCGCGACGAGGAACGCGGCAGCAAGGTGTCGGTCGTCAGCATCAGTAACTTTGTCGGCGGCAAGTGGCAAGTCAGCGATTTGACCGATGCGTCGGTCGGTGCGTGGGAGCCGAGTTTCGATACCGAGTTGTGGCGGCGCAACGGTGTGCTCAGCCTGTTCGTGCAGGACGTGCAGCAGGTCGATGGCGAGGGACAGGCGGCGGTGCCGCCGCGGCCGGTGCGGGTGCTGGACTGGCGGCCGCCGCGCTAA